Proteins co-encoded in one Longimicrobium sp. genomic window:
- a CDS encoding SAM-dependent methyltransferase, producing the protein MSGNFNGRTPAPHGFRRGGLVVVGSGIKAIGHFTLEAVAHIQAADSVFYHVADGVTARHIVELNASAVDLNRYYGEDKLRRVTYIQMAEVILREVRRGKYVVAVFYGHPGFFVFPARRALAVAELEGYDTAMLPGISSTDFLFAELRIDPSQSGCQIVEASDLLLRNRPLLTGSHVLVLQVGAVGDPGYSVLRFKNAKPAVLFDRLIEEYGEDHPSALYVATSFPGARSAIQWRRLVEYRGPQADRLVLPLSTLYLPPRDLAETDPEMADRLGVGRLRGTTRPGPHSAVAAYGDFEREAVAALVDPRTPSRTPTKRSSRALWRAMSDLALNPRAAEAFRLNAHAFVRMHPDLSPAECGALLLGYASVLHNATRVEPASADPGPATGPRETHLFGAVALLHASAERPAELEELVTEMERRFESPGGEAAVDQWLLTRGHNTTMAALERTLQELGSSLGLFAGRYPMLVDSRPAGTLTIERDPATDEVSVRMWHAGGSSVERNVPNWSYDPETRTLRWGETGDGNGHATGWGELKFGVALGAEPDALETGYIGPYFGGRYWRGDDRPSAPNAYGKLNVATASAMSVPAAVDAPEVWEGSYQCYYYDGPPGEGDDSPTYPGPRVVVAVDGTGLAATIDEIPVALPMFAANRLWWSAGEGHNETAASLAFVLAPTVPGAPSARVFFGRLWAGAVRPPAYVNVLGVGAGAPMVFPSRLELLRLATRHGVLTGLADALLPFVALGRAAWRDPREAADADWQRMARRLRGMLSHVEASAHATPFPALIPPIRRTTVAP; encoded by the coding sequence ATGTCTGGTAACTTCAACGGCCGAACTCCGGCACCCCACGGCTTCCGCCGCGGCGGGCTGGTCGTCGTCGGCTCGGGAATCAAGGCAATCGGCCACTTCACGCTCGAGGCGGTCGCCCACATTCAAGCCGCCGACAGCGTGTTTTACCACGTGGCTGACGGGGTCACGGCGCGGCACATCGTGGAGCTGAACGCCAGCGCGGTGGATCTCAACCGGTACTACGGCGAGGACAAGCTCCGCCGGGTCACCTACATCCAGATGGCCGAGGTCATCCTCCGCGAGGTGAGGAGAGGGAAGTACGTCGTCGCGGTGTTCTACGGCCACCCGGGGTTCTTCGTCTTTCCGGCGCGGCGGGCGCTGGCCGTGGCCGAGCTCGAAGGGTACGACACGGCGATGCTCCCGGGGATCTCGTCCACCGACTTCCTGTTCGCCGAGCTTCGCATCGATCCTTCGCAGTCCGGGTGCCAGATCGTTGAGGCTAGCGATCTCCTGCTGCGCAACCGGCCTCTGCTCACCGGCAGCCATGTGCTGGTGCTGCAGGTGGGCGCGGTTGGCGACCCGGGCTATTCGGTTCTTCGGTTTAAGAACGCGAAGCCTGCGGTGCTGTTCGACCGCTTGATCGAGGAGTACGGCGAGGACCATCCCTCCGCGCTCTACGTGGCGACCAGCTTTCCCGGAGCGCGCTCGGCGATCCAGTGGCGCCGGCTTGTCGAATACCGCGGCCCCCAAGCAGACCGGCTCGTCCTGCCGCTGTCGACGCTGTACCTGCCGCCCAGGGACCTCGCGGAAACGGATCCCGAGATGGCAGATCGGCTCGGGGTCGGCAGGCTGCGGGGAACGACGCGGCCGGGGCCGCACAGCGCGGTGGCAGCGTACGGCGACTTCGAGCGCGAGGCCGTTGCCGCGCTCGTCGATCCTCGCACGCCTTCGCGTACGCCGACGAAGCGATCGTCGCGGGCGCTCTGGCGGGCGATGTCGGACCTGGCCCTGAACCCGCGCGCCGCCGAGGCGTTCCGCCTGAACGCGCACGCGTTCGTCCGGATGCATCCGGACCTTTCGCCCGCAGAATGCGGAGCGCTGCTGCTTGGCTATGCATCCGTCCTGCACAACGCCACGCGCGTGGAGCCGGCGTCCGCCGATCCGGGCCCGGCCACCGGCCCGCGGGAGACTCACCTCTTCGGCGCCGTCGCGCTGCTCCATGCGTCTGCCGAGCGGCCGGCGGAACTGGAGGAGCTGGTGACGGAGATGGAGCGCCGTTTTGAATCGCCTGGCGGCGAGGCCGCCGTTGACCAGTGGCTGCTGACGCGCGGGCACAACACCACCATGGCTGCGTTGGAGCGCACGCTGCAAGAGCTCGGAAGTTCCCTGGGGCTGTTCGCAGGCCGATACCCCATGCTCGTCGACAGCCGTCCCGCGGGCACGCTGACCATCGAGCGCGATCCCGCGACGGACGAAGTATCGGTGCGGATGTGGCATGCCGGCGGTTCGTCGGTGGAGAGGAATGTTCCCAACTGGAGCTACGACCCGGAGACGCGCACGCTGCGCTGGGGAGAGACCGGCGACGGTAACGGACACGCGACGGGATGGGGCGAGTTGAAGTTCGGCGTAGCGCTAGGCGCCGAACCGGATGCCTTGGAAACCGGATACATCGGGCCGTACTTTGGCGGACGATACTGGCGGGGTGACGACCGGCCCAGCGCGCCCAACGCGTACGGAAAGCTGAACGTGGCGACGGCGAGTGCGATGTCCGTGCCCGCCGCGGTCGACGCGCCCGAGGTGTGGGAGGGGAGCTACCAGTGCTATTACTACGACGGCCCGCCCGGCGAGGGCGACGATTCGCCGACGTACCCAGGGCCGCGTGTCGTCGTTGCCGTCGACGGGACGGGCCTCGCCGCAACGATCGACGAAATCCCGGTTGCGCTCCCGATGTTCGCCGCAAACCGCCTCTGGTGGAGCGCGGGGGAGGGCCACAACGAGACGGCGGCCAGCCTGGCGTTCGTGCTGGCGCCCACGGTTCCCGGCGCTCCGTCTGCGCGGGTGTTCTTCGGCCGGCTCTGGGCCGGGGCCGTTCGCCCGCCCGCGTATGTGAACGTGCTGGGCGTAGGGGCCGGCGCGCCAATGGTCTTTCCCTCACGGCTGGAGCTCCTGCGGCTCGCCACGCGGCACGGGGTCCTCACCGGGCTGGCCGACGCGCTGCTGCCCTTCGTCGCTCTCGGCCGCGCAGCGTGGCGCGACCCGCGTGAAGCGGCCGACGCCGACTGGCAGCGGATGGCCCGCCGCCTGCGCGGAATGCTGAGCCACGTCGAGGCGTCGGCGCACGCCACGCCGTTCCCGGCCCTGATCCCCCCGATTCGACGCACGACCGTCGCGCCGTGA
- a CDS encoding DUF4262 domain-containing protein produces MDQARLRASVLRALTRTVQAHGWTYMYGPFADHPVRYGYTIGLPETFGFPEAVVVGLSEDTAAYVFAELVTRLRAGEHPPLNQHISLGLNLPVVLRALPASAQPEHLWGANAYHDGRRASYEAVQIVWPDAGGRFPWEAGYPRADNYQPLLFDDPPPE; encoded by the coding sequence ATGGATCAGGCGCGGCTTCGGGCGTCCGTCCTGCGGGCGCTGACGCGAACCGTACAGGCGCACGGCTGGACGTATATGTATGGTCCGTTCGCGGACCATCCCGTCAGGTACGGATACACGATCGGCCTCCCCGAGACGTTCGGTTTTCCGGAGGCTGTCGTGGTCGGGCTGAGCGAGGACACGGCGGCATACGTCTTCGCGGAGCTCGTGACGCGACTCCGTGCCGGCGAGCATCCCCCGCTGAACCAGCACATCAGCCTCGGCCTCAACCTGCCGGTCGTCCTTCGCGCGCTGCCGGCGTCGGCTCAGCCCGAGCACCTGTGGGGCGCGAACGCATACCACGATGGACGCCGCGCCAGCTACGAGGCCGTCCAGATCGTCTGGCCCGACGCAGGCGGGCGCTTCCCATGGGAGGCCGGCTATCCGCGGGCGGACAATTACCAACCCCTTCTCTTCGATGACCCGCCGCCGGAGTAG
- the ssb gene encoding single-stranded DNA-binding protein: MSRDRNKVFLVGNLGDHPEIRTTGGGARVAQLSLCTTRRWNDRQGEPQEKKNWHRVEVWDSMKGTFGFVERFLGKGDRIDVEGEIDYHSYQDKDGATRWATVIKAIEIRPAGELSGPEARGRGQSGGERSETRKPAGVGAGGGDYADFQAPPLEDDDDLPF; the protein is encoded by the coding sequence ATGTCGCGCGATCGCAACAAGGTGTTCCTGGTCGGCAACCTGGGCGACCACCCGGAGATCCGCACCACCGGCGGCGGGGCCCGCGTGGCGCAGCTGTCGCTGTGCACCACGCGCCGGTGGAACGACCGCCAGGGCGAGCCGCAGGAGAAGAAGAACTGGCACCGCGTGGAGGTGTGGGATTCGATGAAGGGCACGTTCGGCTTCGTGGAGCGCTTCCTGGGGAAGGGCGACCGGATCGACGTGGAGGGCGAGATCGACTACCACTCGTACCAGGACAAGGACGGCGCCACGCGCTGGGCCACCGTGATCAAGGCCATCGAGATCCGCCCGGCCGGTGAGCTGAGCGGGCCGGAGGCGCGCGGCCGCGGGCAGAGCGGCGGGGAGCGGTCCGAGACCCGCAAGCCGGCGGGCGTGGGGGCCGGCGGCGGCGACTACGCGGACTTCCAGGCCCCGCCCTTGGAGGACGACGACGACCTGCCCTTCTGA
- a CDS encoding YcaO-like family protein, giving the protein MSTALPTAAGETAKRHRRGTHRVCPPEETLERVRPLFPRLGITRVADLTGLDLPGVPVFQAVRPGARSLTVSQGKGLTPALARVSAVMESLELWHAETIELPVVRARVREMVPRLSYDPRRLMLRHRSFFHDDLLIDWIPARALLTGDPSFVPRDYILLDRVVGNRFRPPIFRASSNGLASGNVPAEAVLHGLCEVVERDAIARWRNSGGVDEAVVDLDSVDDEGCREVLERFAGCGIDVAAWDITGPTGTPAYFAAIYSRDLPKILQGFGCHPDRGIALSRALTEAAQTRLTVIAGARDDLPARYSWLSPDADGLIAGVAGANGRVPFRGRASTATDDLDADVRTLAARVERQTGFPVVAVDLTRGELEIPVYFAVAPGLTHGLTHGASRL; this is encoded by the coding sequence TTGAGCACCGCCCTGCCGACCGCTGCGGGCGAGACCGCGAAGCGCCATCGCAGGGGCACGCATCGCGTCTGCCCCCCGGAAGAGACGCTGGAGCGCGTGCGTCCGCTGTTCCCGCGGCTTGGAATCACCCGCGTTGCCGATCTCACCGGCCTGGATCTGCCCGGCGTTCCGGTCTTCCAGGCGGTGCGCCCAGGGGCGCGCAGCCTGACGGTCAGCCAGGGAAAGGGATTGACGCCCGCGCTGGCGCGCGTCTCCGCCGTCATGGAGTCCCTCGAGCTCTGGCACGCCGAAACGATCGAGCTCCCCGTGGTGCGGGCGCGCGTGCGCGAGATGGTGCCGCGCCTTTCCTATGATCCACGCCGCCTGATGCTCCGGCACAGGAGCTTTTTTCACGACGACCTGCTGATCGACTGGATCCCGGCTCGTGCCCTCCTGACCGGCGATCCATCGTTTGTGCCCAGGGATTACATTCTGCTCGACCGCGTTGTCGGGAACCGTTTCCGCCCGCCCATCTTCCGGGCGAGTTCCAACGGCTTGGCGAGCGGCAACGTGCCGGCCGAGGCCGTCCTTCACGGGCTGTGCGAGGTGGTGGAGCGCGACGCCATCGCCCGGTGGCGGAATTCGGGAGGCGTCGACGAGGCCGTGGTGGATCTCGATTCGGTCGACGACGAGGGCTGCCGCGAAGTGCTCGAACGCTTCGCAGGTTGCGGGATCGACGTGGCGGCGTGGGACATCACGGGACCCACGGGCACGCCTGCGTACTTCGCCGCGATCTACTCGCGCGACCTTCCCAAGATCCTTCAGGGGTTCGGATGCCACCCCGATCGTGGGATCGCGCTGAGCCGCGCCCTCACCGAAGCCGCACAGACGCGCCTCACGGTGATCGCGGGCGCGCGCGACGACCTGCCGGCGCGCTACAGCTGGCTGTCACCCGACGCCGACGGCCTGATCGCGGGCGTAGCCGGCGCGAATGGCCGGGTTCCGTTCCGCGGCCGTGCATCCACCGCCACGGACGACCTCGATGCCGACGTGCGCACCCTGGCGGCGAGGGTCGAACGCCAGACGGGTTTCCCCGTCGTGGCCGTCGACCTGACGCGCGGCGAGCTGGAGATTCCGGTCTACTTCGCCGTGGCGCCGGGATTGACGCACGGGCTGACCCATGGAGCGTCGCGGCTGTGA
- a CDS encoding TfuA-like protein — protein MSASYVFAGPTVTRAEILAVLPGCTVIPPVSAGDLVRLRPRAGDVVGLIDGFFRERGAVRHKEILDLIDRGVRVLGAASMGALRAAELHPFGMEGVGEVFRLFASAELEGDDEVALLHLDEERGYRPITVPLVNMRHALARARDRDVISRALAAALVAAAVELPFGSRTYQAVFERAVRSGTPLAALQPLRSFLASARHDLKHDDALLLIEHLARAEGTPAGPRAEPNTHTSYFRLLEIEASGSGGQGERDEFVSDRDVLALRRLLDADYPAWHVRTALTLLAARYGEELGIAPPSADSLLADFRRVNQLLVPADYEAWLAARELGEPELALELRDEALAGAAAARVAGQDVGDVASDADLERAVAAYLFHLGLVATADAFPEQLELWLRPTERSSLAPARALAVAAVRALYDVQWVPRFVAAAKRTRPMSGDRARVRDTLRFNRALARESSGAGGAGVAGEEVKEWAARRWSAAPDEFEWELLDRGFRGRTSFESVASFHYLYDCCVPLPVRPGDPHVW, from the coding sequence GTGAGCGCCTCCTACGTCTTCGCCGGCCCGACGGTCACACGTGCCGAGATCCTCGCCGTGCTCCCCGGCTGCACCGTCATACCGCCCGTTTCCGCGGGCGACCTAGTGCGCCTGCGACCACGCGCCGGCGACGTCGTGGGGCTGATCGACGGTTTCTTCCGGGAACGTGGCGCCGTACGTCACAAGGAGATCCTCGATCTCATCGACCGGGGCGTGCGTGTTCTCGGCGCCGCGAGCATGGGAGCCCTGCGCGCGGCGGAGCTTCACCCGTTCGGGATGGAAGGAGTTGGCGAGGTGTTCCGCCTCTTTGCGTCGGCGGAGCTGGAGGGCGACGACGAGGTGGCACTGCTGCACCTGGACGAGGAGCGCGGGTACCGGCCGATCACCGTCCCCCTCGTCAACATGCGCCACGCACTGGCTCGCGCGCGAGACCGCGACGTGATCTCCCGTGCCCTGGCAGCCGCCCTGGTTGCGGCCGCCGTGGAGCTTCCGTTCGGCTCGCGCACCTACCAGGCCGTCTTCGAGCGCGCGGTGCGGTCAGGCACCCCGCTCGCCGCGCTCCAGCCGCTGCGGAGCTTCCTGGCCTCGGCGCGGCACGACCTCAAGCACGACGACGCCCTGCTGCTCATCGAGCACCTGGCGCGCGCCGAGGGGACCCCAGCCGGCCCACGGGCCGAGCCGAACACGCATACCAGCTATTTCCGTCTTCTGGAGATCGAAGCCAGCGGATCGGGCGGCCAGGGAGAGCGGGACGAGTTCGTGTCGGACCGCGACGTGCTGGCGTTGCGTAGGCTGCTCGACGCCGACTATCCGGCGTGGCACGTTCGTACGGCGTTGACGCTTCTGGCCGCGCGGTACGGCGAAGAGCTCGGAATCGCGCCGCCCTCGGCGGATTCGCTGCTGGCGGACTTCCGCCGCGTGAACCAGCTGTTGGTCCCGGCGGACTACGAAGCGTGGCTGGCTGCCCGCGAGCTAGGCGAGCCCGAGCTCGCGTTGGAGTTGCGGGATGAGGCATTAGCCGGGGCGGCGGCCGCCCGCGTGGCCGGCCAAGATGTCGGGGACGTGGCCTCGGATGCAGACTTGGAGCGCGCCGTGGCCGCCTACCTGTTCCATCTCGGGCTGGTCGCCACGGCGGACGCCTTTCCGGAACAGCTGGAGTTGTGGCTCCGCCCCACGGAGCGGAGCTCGCTCGCTCCGGCGCGCGCACTCGCCGTCGCGGCCGTCCGCGCGCTGTACGACGTGCAATGGGTGCCCCGCTTCGTCGCGGCCGCGAAACGGACACGGCCGATGTCCGGAGATCGAGCGCGGGTACGCGACACTCTCCGGTTCAACCGCGCCCTGGCCCGTGAGTCGTCAGGCGCGGGCGGCGCGGGAGTCGCGGGCGAGGAGGTGAAGGAATGGGCGGCGCGGCGCTGGTCGGCGGCTCCCGACGAGTTCGAGTGGGAGCTCCTGGACCGCGGCTTTCGCGGACGAACGAGCTTTGAAAGCGTGGCATCGTTCCACTACCTGTACGACTGTTGCGTTCCGCTGCCCGTACGCCCAGGAGATCCCCATGTCTGGTAA
- a CDS encoding SagB family peptide dehydrogenase — protein sequence MNTRSQSPGRGEAALLLSFRPGITVEEDSLGRLSLVDARGGAEHLADPSPVLREVVSRLGHGATEAEVAAAAEATGDPLALPTAYFQLDQWRARGVLAEAIEDHGAVLATAIPIREGWRHAGPLPPPAGTVLSRFALFYRDGGATILESPLANCRLLLNGRVAGGLLSAFGETWAADALAAACGVSRGAAALLADLLWRCGFTVPAGVEDPQLATWELPDLLLHARSRGRGRRGGTYRFAGTLEPPPVTRPRHPGDPIPLHRPGTPANGGGPSFADTLERRRTVRVHDGLITAAQIGELLFRAARVKSIMPSRADPAFDTSRRPYPSGGACYPLELYLTVGTCDGLASGLYHYEPLEHELTRLAAPSDQLREMLHAAGAATGRALQPQLLVTLTARFARTSWKYEGTAYALILTEAGALLQTLYLVATAMDLAPCALGTGDADAFAEVSGLPYLTEGAVGECLLGACAPQILQAER from the coding sequence GTGAACACGCGGTCGCAGAGTCCGGGCCGCGGCGAGGCCGCGCTGCTTCTGAGCTTTCGGCCCGGCATCACGGTCGAGGAGGATTCCCTCGGGCGCCTGTCGCTGGTGGACGCCCGCGGCGGTGCCGAGCACCTGGCCGATCCGTCTCCCGTACTCAGGGAGGTCGTATCACGCCTTGGGCACGGCGCCACCGAGGCTGAGGTGGCCGCCGCCGCCGAGGCCACCGGCGATCCCCTCGCACTTCCTACGGCGTACTTCCAGCTTGATCAGTGGCGCGCGAGGGGGGTTCTCGCGGAAGCGATCGAGGACCACGGGGCGGTCCTGGCCACCGCCATCCCCATCCGTGAGGGGTGGCGACACGCGGGTCCGCTGCCCCCGCCGGCCGGGACGGTCCTGTCCAGGTTCGCCCTCTTCTACCGCGACGGGGGGGCGACGATCCTGGAATCCCCGCTCGCCAACTGCCGACTGCTCCTGAACGGAAGGGTGGCGGGCGGACTGCTGTCCGCGTTTGGCGAGACGTGGGCGGCCGACGCGCTCGCGGCGGCGTGCGGAGTGAGCCGCGGCGCCGCCGCGCTGCTGGCGGACCTGCTGTGGCGATGCGGCTTTACCGTGCCGGCGGGCGTGGAAGATCCGCAGCTGGCCACGTGGGAGCTCCCGGACCTCCTGCTGCACGCGCGCAGCCGCGGGCGAGGGCGGCGGGGAGGCACGTATCGGTTCGCAGGCACACTCGAGCCGCCGCCCGTCACGCGGCCCCGGCACCCCGGCGATCCCATCCCGCTGCATCGGCCGGGCACGCCCGCGAACGGCGGCGGTCCCAGCTTCGCCGACACGCTGGAACGGCGCCGAACCGTGCGCGTGCATGACGGACTGATCACCGCGGCGCAAATCGGCGAGCTCCTGTTCCGGGCGGCACGCGTAAAGTCCATCATGCCGTCGCGCGCCGACCCGGCTTTCGACACCAGCCGCAGGCCGTACCCCAGCGGGGGCGCGTGCTACCCGCTGGAGCTGTATCTAACGGTGGGCACCTGCGACGGGTTGGCTTCCGGTCTTTATCACTACGAGCCCCTCGAGCACGAGCTCACGCGCCTCGCGGCACCTAGCGATCAATTGCGGGAGATGCTCCACGCGGCCGGCGCGGCAACCGGCCGCGCGCTGCAGCCCCAGCTGCTGGTGACGCTCACCGCGCGCTTCGCTCGAACGAGCTGGAAGTATGAGGGAACGGCCTACGCCCTGATTCTCACGGAGGCCGGAGCGCTTCTGCAGACGCTCTATCTGGTAGCGACCGCGATGGACCTCGCGCCGTGCGCGCTTGGGACGGGCGACGCAGACGCGTTCGCGGAGGTGTCAGGACTCCCGTACCTCACCGAAGGCGCCGTGGGCGAGTGTCTGCTCGGGGCGTGCGCGCCGCAAATCCTGCAAGCGGAGCGCTAG
- a CDS encoding TOMM precursor leader peptide-binding protein, translating to MTTTSFPTFNPALAIEILEPDGLAVLSDDSELFLSGNLYCRLALHIDGRTPPEGLVERLAPDFSAAEVYYGLQVLQTSGLVLDSPPPGPAASAAFWHALGANARSVTESLEHGAVAVSTCGAADATGLVEQLAGVGLAVRDDAPLKIVVTDDYLRPELAACNARAMAQQRPWILARLSGAALWLGPLFAPASVTGCWSCLATRLRYHRVAERQVQRRRGGDDPVTTPPAFLSTTQTAGAALLAQEAARWLGTGESALTGAVVSLSLKTLQTKRHTLARRPQCEDCGVPLDRSPPLYKRSDPLVELDNRAATIMDGTGVRVTSPDQTFAKYAHHVSPITGVVAMLVREPAMGAASPIHLHTAVFAEPHLYDADRWDAPGVAAGKGTTDEQARASALCEAIERHCGSARGEEPVRRARIADLGGHALHPGDLLRFSTAQYDGLLQYNRTYPDPRCRVMMPFKDEWRIDWTPGWSLTNGALRWLPAAFCWYGHRDADVDVFCRADSNGNASGNTLDEAVLHGLLELVERDASAVWWLNRVRRPGLDLDSLHEPYVDRLRAFYGSLGRDLWALDLTSDLGIPAFAAVSARRGEGSDEIIYGFGAHLNPRVAVLRAFTECNQCHAILQALASAPDGGGGDGWGSRLERAKRQWLAAARLRDHLYLLPDERVPRRPLHGFADLSTGELARDVAECRRRVENAGIEVIVVNQTRPDVGMPVVKVVAPGLCHPWRRLGASRLYEVPVVAGWRDTRIAEDALNPAPKLF from the coding sequence ATGACCACCACATCGTTTCCCACGTTCAATCCAGCGCTCGCGATAGAGATCCTCGAGCCCGACGGTCTCGCGGTCCTCAGTGACGATAGCGAGCTGTTTCTCTCAGGAAATCTCTACTGCCGGCTTGCTTTACACATCGATGGCCGCACACCGCCCGAAGGGCTGGTGGAACGGCTTGCACCCGACTTCAGCGCCGCCGAAGTGTACTACGGGCTGCAGGTGCTGCAGACGAGCGGTCTCGTACTCGACTCGCCTCCCCCCGGCCCGGCGGCAAGCGCTGCCTTCTGGCACGCACTGGGCGCGAACGCCCGAAGCGTCACCGAATCGCTGGAACACGGCGCCGTCGCCGTCTCCACGTGTGGTGCCGCGGACGCAACAGGGCTTGTCGAACAACTCGCCGGGGTGGGCTTGGCGGTGCGCGACGACGCTCCGCTGAAAATCGTGGTTACCGACGACTACCTGCGGCCGGAACTCGCCGCCTGCAACGCCCGCGCGATGGCTCAGCAGCGGCCGTGGATTCTCGCGCGGCTATCGGGCGCGGCTCTCTGGCTTGGACCCCTGTTCGCACCGGCGTCCGTCACCGGCTGCTGGTCGTGCCTGGCGACGCGCCTCCGCTACCACCGGGTCGCAGAACGCCAGGTTCAGCGCCGGCGCGGGGGCGACGACCCGGTAACGACGCCGCCGGCGTTTCTTTCCACCACCCAGACAGCGGGAGCCGCGCTGCTCGCGCAGGAAGCAGCGCGGTGGCTGGGCACGGGCGAGTCGGCCCTCACCGGCGCGGTGGTGTCCCTCTCCCTGAAGACGCTCCAGACGAAGCGCCACACGCTCGCACGGCGGCCACAATGCGAAGACTGCGGCGTGCCGCTAGATCGTTCACCACCGTTGTACAAGCGATCGGATCCGCTGGTAGAACTCGACAACCGGGCCGCGACGATCATGGATGGGACGGGTGTCCGCGTCACATCGCCCGATCAAACCTTCGCGAAGTACGCGCACCACGTCAGCCCGATCACGGGAGTCGTGGCGATGCTTGTCCGGGAGCCAGCGATGGGAGCGGCGAGCCCGATCCACCTGCATACGGCTGTGTTCGCGGAGCCGCACCTGTACGACGCCGACCGCTGGGACGCGCCCGGTGTCGCGGCGGGAAAGGGCACCACCGACGAGCAGGCTCGCGCCAGCGCACTGTGCGAGGCGATCGAGCGGCACTGCGGTTCAGCGCGCGGTGAAGAGCCGGTGCGGCGGGCGCGGATCGCTGACCTCGGCGGCCACGCCCTGCATCCGGGGGACCTCCTGCGCTTCAGCACGGCGCAGTACGACGGCCTCCTGCAGTACAACCGGACGTACCCCGACCCCCGCTGCCGCGTCATGATGCCCTTCAAAGACGAATGGCGGATTGACTGGACGCCCGGCTGGTCGCTCACGAACGGTGCCCTTCGGTGGCTCCCGGCGGCGTTCTGCTGGTATGGACACCGCGACGCCGACGTAGACGTCTTCTGCCGAGCCGACTCCAATGGAAACGCGTCCGGCAACACGCTCGACGAAGCGGTCCTGCACGGGCTGCTGGAACTGGTGGAGCGGGACGCGTCGGCGGTCTGGTGGCTGAATCGCGTGCGCCGCCCCGGCTTGGACCTTGATTCGCTGCACGAGCCCTACGTCGATCGCCTCAGGGCGTTCTACGGGTCACTCGGACGTGATCTCTGGGCGCTCGACCTGACCAGCGACCTGGGCATTCCGGCCTTTGCTGCTGTGAGCGCACGCCGCGGTGAAGGCTCGGATGAGATCATCTACGGCTTCGGCGCGCACCTGAACCCGCGCGTAGCGGTTCTTCGCGCGTTCACCGAGTGCAACCAGTGCCACGCAATCCTCCAGGCTCTGGCGTCGGCACCCGACGGCGGCGGCGGCGACGGATGGGGGTCGCGGCTCGAACGCGCGAAGCGCCAGTGGCTCGCGGCCGCGCGCCTTCGGGATCACCTGTACCTGCTTCCGGACGAGCGTGTGCCGCGCCGCCCGCTCCACGGCTTCGCCGACCTGTCCACCGGCGAACTCGCCCGTGACGTCGCCGAGTGCCGGCGTCGGGTGGAGAACGCGGGGATCGAGGTGATCGTCGTGAACCAGACGCGCCCCGACGTCGGGATGCCGGTGGTGAAGGTGGTGGCGCCCGGGCTGTGCCACCCATGGCGCCGGCTGGGTGCTTCGCGGCTGTACGAGGTGCCGGTGGTCGCGGGCTGGCGTGACACGCGCATCGCGGAAGACGCGCTGAATCCCGCTCCCAAGCTCTTTTGA